The DNA window GCAGCTGGTGGCCGCGCAGAGGGACGTCACCCACTGCGGCCACCGCTACTTTGTCATCATGGATGCCTTCCATCAGTGTATCAACGTTCTCATCATTcacatcgccgacgagcttACCGCGGATCGGAATGCGACGGCCGGCCCCGACTCGTTCGAGGCCAGCTCCATCCTCTACGATACGGGGTTGCGACGGCAGCGCAACATGCTCTGCCAGCAACGAtccggcgccatcggcggcagcgggtcCCGCCCCGAGATCCATTGCGCCGACTTCGCCTTTGAAGTGTGCCTGGCCAATTTGGAAAACTTGCGCGCCAGCCTCgcgggccgcgagctccCGCCTGTCATCGGGGACTCGCCGGCACCCGCACCGTACACTTCGGTGTACTGGAAGTGGACTGGGCTTTTGCCGGCTGAGGGAGAGCCCAAAGGCCGGGGGGCTTGGTGGCGTGGTCGAGGGGCGAGGCCCGAGGAGACGCTTCTGCTGGGCAAGCCACGTTCCggggcgctgcagctcgcgtCCATGAAGGACGTCATCACGGCTCTGGTGCCGTTCGTCATGCTCTGCGGCGACTTTCCGGGCCAActggccggcctcgtgcACAGCGTCCACACCATCTCGAGCCCGAGCGACCCGACCAAGACGTGCGAAGAGGTGCCGTTTCTCGCCTCCTTTGTCGTCCGCACCAGCAGCCACTCCTCGGTGACGGGGCCGGACGTGATACCCCTGAGCGCAAGTCCAATCGCGCGAAAGCGAGCCCTGGCGCactggccgtcgtcggacgCTTCTCCGGGAAACGatccgtcctcgtcctcgtccacgtgTTCCCACCAACAAGGGGAGCACGGTGGCGTTGACAGCGACGCTGTGCTCCACGAGGAGCTCCGCAAGTCAAATGCACGCATCGCCCGCGGAATGACGCTCTTTGACAGCTGGGTGGTCGATGAAAagtccatcatcatcccGTACCGCAAGTACTGCTGGGGCTCGCTGGGGCTATGCGGCTGCCTCGTGGtgggcggcctcgccatcggcTTCACAGTCGAGCAGCGAATCCAGGGCGTGGACCCCTTCAACATCTCCGTCTTCTGTTGGGTGCTGGCGGGTTTCCTCACCCTGGTGGCCAAGGCGGTGCGCGTGCAGGAGTGGCCGTGGCGCGACTTCTTCCTGGGCCGCGTCGTATGCAGGTCTGTGtccgaggtggtggcggtgagCTGGATCGacccgcagctcctcctgtccatcctgctgcggctcgagCCCCTGATGAACCTCAACAAGCGGGGGCCGTTCCAGACGGCCTTCACGCGGCGGAgccccgacgacggcttcgcCATCGACATCCCGCTCGACACCGTGGCCATGAACGACGGCGGGTGCTTCTTCGTCAAGGTGCAGGGCGACACCAGCCCGGCCCTCATGTGCGTGCGTACCAACTATGGGGCGTCCTTTAACAGTGTCGAGCCGCAGGGGTATTCgatggacggcgaggaagtcAAGTGCCGCAACCTGGACACGCCGAGGCTTTGGGGCAAGGGGCTCCAGCAGAGGCGCATGTATCCGTTGGCAACCAATACTCTTCGCTGGActcgcgtcgtcggcctaCACCACGAGGAGGTGTATTTCGACTGACTGCTCTGcttgatggccgccgcggcggcttgtCCGACGAGGGTTCATCAGGTGTGAAACGGAAGTTGGATGAGTGAGTCTTGAGAGATAGCACGAGGGGGGAGCCTCTAGAGTATGCATGAGTCTGAGAGCTGGCACTGTGGGGAGCCTCTGGGGTATGCGTGCGTACTGCTTGCAGAGGACTTGCCATTGAGGGTGCCGTGGGCTGACGCTGTTCGTCCAGAGTTCGTGGATCAGGTTTGCTAGGTAGTGCGAAGAGATCCATATTGGACGCTGGCGGACCCCAAGGAACGGTGGGTGAAGAGGGAAGAAGCCAAGTCAGCATGAGGACGAATGAAGAGGTGGTTGGTACCTCGAGGTACGTAAGGTAGCGCTCAGGGACATCAAAAGCCATCCGCGAGGAAGGACCCCACCCAGTTCAGAGAGTGCCCTCTTGCCTTGCTCGTTACAATTCCTACACTTCATGACACAGCGAGGTCCCCTTTGGATAGTAGGGCTCAATATTTGTTGAATATTGTTTGGCCACTTCTGCTTCTAATCGTTGCTGCTCTCGTAGCGACAGTGTTCGTGAGTGTGCGTGTGCTTCGTACAGTTTCCTATccatgtactttgtactttGTAGGTCATGGGGGTTTCCATCCCGCTCCCCCTCCGTTGCGTGCATCTCCCTAGGGGTTGGTATACTTTTCCTGCTCACGCTCGTCGCAAAACTCGATCCAGGCCCAAGACCGTCCTCGAATAccgggccgcccgccgccatcatcagaGCCAGGCAGTCACTCCCTCCTcagacggcgccgtcgcagtACTCGATCCTCGTATCgtcggcccgcgccgacacCCCCCACCGGTAGAAGACCTGCACCTTCATGCCGCCGTAGCCGCACGCCTGGAACCCCGTCACGGCGTACAgctcgcccgtcgcgtcgCTCGTCATGtacagccgccgcccctgctcGCCCAGCGCTAGCCCCACGGGCCGGAAGCAGCTCTTGGGGCACTCGGCGTTGTCCGCGTTCCACATgatgcgctcctcggcgtccggGCTGTCCTTGGGCCGCGCCGGGAAGCCCTTGCTGTACGACACTCGACTGAGCCGGTACCCGTTGGGCGGCTGCCGGTTCCTTGTGGGCAGTCAGCATCGTCCCAGTCGATACCGAGGACATCATCGTCAGCTCACCAGCTCCCATGCATGGCTATatacgccgccgagccgtcgTCCTGAAACTCAATGTCCAGTGGCGCCAGGTGCGATCCAAATGTCACGTACGGCGACACCGTCTCCTTCTGACAAAATTCGTCGGTGTAATTGCTCGGCATCTGGTCGCCCACCATCTGCTTCCccgtgacggcgccgcccgggTAGTCCTTGACGTTGGAGCCGTCGTAGATGGCCACGCAGGCCGGGTAACCGTAGTTCTTGCCGTAGACGTCGCTGGCCGTGTCGTTGGGTAGCCCATGAAAgttgagctcctcgcccgggTTAGAGTTgtggatgtcgtcgccgccgcgcttcATGTTGTCGATGGAGTTTTCGACGGACCACtgcgggagggggggaagggacaAGTCAGCATCAGGTGCGCATCAGGGGCCAATACATCAAAAACGCATTCAACAAGGGCAGTTCATCGTACAATGTATCCCGTCGTCGGGTCCTCGGCCACGCCGACGCTGTTCCTAAgcccccagcccagcacctTGCCGCTCGCGTACGGgaccgccgcgtcgcccgcgagcagctcgtccacctcgaaGACGCGCAGCTGGCTGCGCGCCGACGCAATGTCGGTCGTATTGACGTCAATGTTGCCGTCGGAGCCGCGCGACACGACGAGCAGGTTGGGGTTGTGCCGGGGTACCAGCAGCGTGCGCGTCGAGTGGCCGCCCTGGTCCATGCCCGTGATGATgcgccggcccgcgccggccgtgcCCTTGTCGGCGTCATACGGGTAGGCAAAGACGtccgttgacgacgatgcgaaGAGCgtctggccgtcgccggacAGGGCGATGCCGTGGTTAAGCTGCGCGTGCTAGTCAGGGCATGTCGCATCTTAGGGGGGAGGATGAGGCGACGGATGGTCGTTTGTGAAAGTCACAGACAGACACCCGCCAGGCTGGCGGCCAGGAACTGACTGCCGACTCACCTTGGACTCGTCAATGAGCTGCGCGCTCTCCTGGACGCACACGTCGatgcccgccccgtcgtccaAGACCACCCTCCGcacgcccttgccgccctgctcCACGACCAGCAGGTTGCCCCGCGCAtccgccacgacgccccGCGGGCGCGCCAGGTCGTTGAGCAGCACCTTGTAGGCGACACCAGGGGCCGTCACGGGGCTCGACGTAggcttcttgtcgtcgcactgcgaggcggcagcagcgggttcgcccgccagcaggaggatgagcgccgtcgcggcgacaCGCAGtagcggcgccatggcgatcTATGAAGATAGGAGGACAGAAAGAGTGCCGATTGACTCTGTTCTCTCTCGCCTGTGGACGGGGCAGCACGAATGTGCTGAAAAGACCGTCGACAGACCaacccgggggggggggcgggatgATTATTGCCTGGTGTTGACGTTGTCGAGGTTCTGCGTGCCGGGGGAGAGCAGTTGGCGGGCGGAGGAATGTAGATCccaggatgacgacggaTGTGTGCCGggaggtgtgtgtgtgtggtgtggtgtggtgtggtggcgccgcggctgatgacgatgacgacgacgacggcggcgacgatgacttATACAGATGAATATCTACCAAGTTGGCATTTAGCAGATGCACCGACCGGCACGGAGAGGACAAGAAGATGAAGAGGACGGAGTTGCAGGGCCCCGGCGTATAAATGGATGAATGAATACATAGCCAAGGTAGGTACTCACCTGGTAGATACTGCCAGCCTACCTATTCCGTTCGACTGTATCGCCCGTGAGACAAGGCAAGACCGACCGACAAcagatagagagagagacacacaGCCGGACAAGGGGGTGAGCAGGGTGGCCTTTTGaagcccccctcccctcccctcccctcctctcctctcctctcctccgttCTTCCGTTTTGTGTTTAATCTCCGATGCGGCCTGCTCGGTCGATCGACCCTCCCCAGCGCGGCTTCAAGGGTTTCTTGGGCCAGGCTTAAATCGTACAGGAACCATGCCACGCATGGCCTGCCGCACGAGGAAATGGCAGTGCATGTCATGTGTATGAGTAAGTGGGTGTGTGtaggtgcgtgcgtgtgtgtgatATGGCGTGCGATGGTGTGCAGGCATACCTGTCGCCGCAACAGGATGCAACTGCGATCCCCATCCACGGGCGCTTGTTTTTTCTTTTGGTTTTTCCTCTTCTTGCTTATTGTCCTGctcgctggcctggcctggcctggcctgcctgcctacatTATTACTTGATGAGATATCTTACACCCGCACGGGGCTTGAACCCCTGCCTGCATCAAGGTGCTTCTACACGTTTAACCACACCACCTCACCCGCCCATTtcatccgtccgtccaacTCACCGCGGTCCACCTCCAtccacctcctccatctccatcctcCATCCTTTCATCCCCGATGGATCATCccccatcctcatcctcatcctcatcccGCATCTCGCATCCCACATCGGCCCCCAAacacctccacctccactgccgagctcgtccatccacccactTACCCACCCACACCCATGGTTCGTTCCGCCATCAatccgtccgtctgtccgtccgtctgtccaTCCACCCAACCTCTACCATCCAACCGTCCACGcacctgcgcgcgcacggcgcATTACCGACCAAGAGAAACATCCTGTTGCTCGAGCTTCTATCCTATTCCGCTGATCTCCCCGAcccccgtccgccccccgcgccgtcgcgcttTCCAATCTCCGGAAGGTGACGTCGCGATATGTATCCGCCAAGCTCGCACAGCCGTCGCTCCCTCCTCTCTAGTCTCGTCTcatctcgtctcgtctcgtctcttGTTCCCAATTCTACACACGACCATCCACCCCccgggccagccagccagccagccagccagcactCAACGAACCGTTGGAaacccccgccgccacaacAACATCGAGCGTTCAAACGTGCAGATAACTGAacttctccctctctttgGGCTGCACACcgtccgccgcgggcgcATACAGGCCTCATGCCCTACAACAGCACATCCTATAacggccaccgccaccggcaACAACGGTGCACAGCCCGCAGCGCAAACCGTACCTAGCTAGGCGGCTTGATGCCCGCCTGGGCCATCCGGCGCTCGTCCCCTCcactccctcccctccccccggccggcccccccGGGACgccccgccacggccgtggccagtgcccgccgccccaaccCCGCGCCTCCGGATCCTGCTTGCCCGATCGGGAAGGCGACCCAGGACCAGCTAACGGTCCGCAGCAATAAGCTTGTTTGGCCCACTGCCGCCGACCGACGCGCTCGTTACCGCCCTGCATCTCCTTGACTtgacaaccaccaccaccaccacagcatCCGCTCTCTTTCCCCGCTGGTACGTTTCATTACAGTAGCACTTTCTCCGTGCTAGTACTACCATGTTCTGCGGTACCAGGTAAGTAGGGCCGGCAAGAATCCCACCGCCGTCGCATCAGACCGCCTcctctctcacacacactcacacacatTACATTGGCCATCAAACCATGAGAGGTCAAAATCCGTCTTCACATACGAATCCGCGCAAGCACGCGACGGGTATAGTACAAGCCAGACAACTGGTCTGCCGCCCACATCTCTCTCAAATCGCCCCAATAGGCACCATATCCCGTCTATACATCGTTTTTCCTGTCCGTCAAATCGATCCTCTCATTAGGGACTTCGCCTCGTGTCAGCAACAAGCAAAGCAACCCATGCGAGGGGTTTCGCTAATGCTCTTTAGTCTATAGCCTCGCCAATACCCCACAAGCACTGCAGTCAGCACTTGAACTGCCGTCAGAAAACGTTGCCGAAACCACGCCGGAAATCAAAAAACTGGCTGGGAAAATATGTCGTTGTGCAGCTCTATACACGCGCCCGTATTTGCCCCTCTCATGCAGGGCAGAAGCCGACAAAGGAAAAGCAAGCTGCACACGGCTCAGGTTCGCATCTGAACATTTTGTGGAATGGGTGGGAGCGCCCGTGTAGGGGGCGGTGCCGGTGgagggccgcccgccagctgtGGCAGGCTCCTCCTGCGGCTGAACGCTGACGCCCTCGGTTTCAAGCCGTTTGCCATGCACTCCTTGTCAGTCGGAGGCGGAATCGGCGGTAGAGGTCCTTTGGGTGGCGGAACTTGAGGCAGTTCCGCCATCAAGGACTGGTGATAGTCGTACGATCTGTCCGATATGATGGAGTTCAGGCTTGCGCGCTTTGCCGCACGGGATGGTTCCACCGATCGACTTCGTGGTCCGCCGACATCCAAGAAAGAAGAGCGATACTTTCTGGCATCATCCGACGGGttggctcgcggcggcgactgtgGCCTCGCAAACGGTTCGTCGTACCTGGACAGGGGAAGAACCTGTGACGTCCTTGGCACGCTGGCATCCTCCGTTCGCCTGACGCTGAACTCCGAGACCCGTCGATGTCCCTCTGCCGCAGAGCCTCGTCTGTCTTCCACCATGTTAGCGAAATCAGATCGTCGTCCCAAGGCGACCTCCACGTCCGGCCCCTCTCTGCCCCGGGATATGGATCTCAAGCGTTGCTGGCTCGGTCTCTTGGCGGGCGACAGTAGTTTGTGGGGGCGCTGGCTCGTTGTCGGCCGCTCTGGGGGAACCTCTCGCGGCGAGGGCTGATCCATAACCATCGACAGAGGCCGTGACTCCCGCAACGCGGTGGGCGGCCCGGGCCGGGCAGACCGCAACTGCGCGCCCCCTGGCGCCTCACTCGGCGGATCGTCTACGTCTGTCAGGTATGTCCTTGCGTAAGAGAAGCGCCGATTGG is part of the Purpureocillium takamizusanense chromosome 7, complete sequence genome and encodes:
- a CDS encoding uncharacterized protein (TransMembrane:2 (i605-625o637-657i)~EggNog:ENOG503P4RS) — protein: MKPLQRRPTLLGYEQPLVADPGGDPQRSQDHYAPRRKEWALDAEAIVKKLNSHEAFGLHEGFEITELPRFSDSMNYLVSEREQFDLWAFEVRRLVGIVNDNKPIQLEGAAEWFGAADREGYHRLDKLATQLIYATSICILDNELLLLEFCPAIANLGHVQVSTRRLLHSFGPKGAVHTARGSILLDKENSRCYHALINYVTGTLVQVLLRTAKGDFWDDNVIISLSKLAAKLKVVSFDLERSASVCLAGKKAWESRLRYQIQNDFAVPADKEDLSFIEKQLVAAQRDVTHCGHRYFVIMDAFHQCINVLIIHIADELTADRNATAGPDSFEASSILYDTGLRRQRNMLCQQRSGAIGGSGSRPEIHCADFAFEVCLANLENLRASLAGRELPPVIGDSPAPAPYTSVYWKWTGLLPAEGEPKGRGAWWRGRGARPEETLLLGKPRSGALQLASMKDVITALVPFVMLCGDFPGQLAGLVHSVHTISSPSDPTKTCEEVPFLASFVVRTSSHSSVTGPDVIPLSASPIARKRALAHWPSSDASPGNDPSSSSSTCSHQQGEHGGVDSDAVLHEELRKSNARIARGMTLFDSWVVDEKSIIIPYRKYCWGSLGLCGCLVVGGLAIGFTVEQRIQGVDPFNISVFCWVLAGFLTLVAKAVRVQEWPWRDFFLGRVVCRSVSEVVAVSWIDPQLLLSILLRLEPLMNLNKRGPFQTAFTRRSPDDGFAIDIPLDTVAMNDGGCFFVKVQGDTSPALMCVRTNYGASFNSVEPQGYSMDGEEVKCRNLDTPRLWGKGLQQRRMYPLATNTLRWTRVVGLHHEEVYFD
- a CDS encoding uncharacterized protein (COG:G~EggNog:ENOG503Q3YD~SECRETED:SignalP(1-23~SECRETED:cutsite=AAA-AS~SECRETED:prob=0.6054)~CAZy:AA12), producing the protein MAPLLRVAATALILLLAGEPAAAASQCDDKKPTSSPVTAPGVAYKVLLNDLARPRGVVADARGNLLVVEQGGKGVRRVVLDDGAGIDVCVQESAQLIDESKLNHGIALSGDGQTLFASSSTDVFAYPYDADKGTAGAGRRIITGMDQGGHSTRTLLVPRHNPNLLVVSRGSDGNIDVNTTDIASARSQLRVFEVDELLAGDAAVPYASGKVLGWGLRNSVGVAEDPTTGYIWSVENSIDNMKRGGDDIHNSNPGEELNFHGLPNDTASDVYGKNYGYPACVAIYDGSNVKDYPGGAVTGKQMVGDQMPSNYTDEFCQKETVSPYVTFGSHLAPLDIEFQDDGSAAYIAMHGSWNRQPPNGYRLSRVSYSKGFPARPKDSPDAEERIMWNADNAECPKSCFRPVGLALGEQGRRLYMTSDATGELYAVTGFQACGYGGMKVQVFYRWGVSARADDTRIEYCDGAV